The Haloplanus sp. CK5-1 genome contains a region encoding:
- a CDS encoding cytochrome c oxidase subunit II has translation MEIHRYEKIWTAAALLLIVGLIATVTYGAVGPGVKMVDDSGGTIDAGSLDETEFADPGVERVGENEYEVHVVARQFLFEPGTSEPIRVPANSEVTFYVTSADVTHGFEVAGTNVNVMVIPGQVAEVTVRFDEPAEYGIVCHEYCGAAHHTMAGQLVVVPEDEYDTEGS, from the coding sequence ATGGAAATCCATCGCTACGAGAAGATATGGACCGCAGCCGCACTACTGTTGATCGTCGGGCTTATCGCGACGGTTACGTACGGGGCGGTTGGCCCGGGCGTGAAGATGGTCGACGACTCCGGCGGAACGATCGACGCCGGATCGCTCGACGAGACGGAGTTCGCCGACCCCGGTGTCGAGCGTGTCGGTGAGAATGAGTACGAGGTGCACGTCGTCGCTCGACAGTTCCTGTTCGAACCGGGAACCTCGGAGCCGATCCGGGTGCCGGCCAACTCCGAAGTGACGTTCTACGTCACCAGCGCCGACGTGACACACGGCTTCGAGGTGGCCGGTACCAACGTCAACGTGATGGTGATCCCGGGGCAGGTCGCCGAGGTCACCGTCAGGTTCGACGAGCCGGCGGAGTACGGCATCGTCTGTCACGAGTACTGTGGGGCCGCCCACCACACCATGGCCGGCCAACTCGTGGTCGTGCCCGAGGACGAATACGACACGGAGGGTAGCTAA
- a CDS encoding halocyanin domain-containing protein produces MASVDGNERQADSSRGGDVGGRPSDPDVPATDGPPPSDHARTERRRETGTSPARSDTDPDDGTMTRRGALRTAVGSAAAAVGVGASANTAAAQNGVDYGGWFGSESGGETQNFDGTVDRTGQDAVTVEVGADGNGGPYAFAPAAVRVDPGTTITFEWVSDTHNVLIEEGPSESDWSGVEAIENSGFTHERTFETEGVYKYYCQPHLALGMKGAVVVGGEGGGGGGGSGGGSDSGSGSGSGGGGDSAGSGGTSPALTFAFRLVGGAVVAALVAVLGVTAWVFANYDQFTTTGDSATTPTAAERTPSESVFESAVIRELGHDEFDPTGTATLIVIYVAIISLLWVFMYFVEFLGGGPTVIG; encoded by the coding sequence ATGGCGTCAGTCGACGGGAACGAACGGCAAGCTGACTCGTCACGCGGGGGTGACGTCGGGGGACGACCGAGCGACCCGGACGTGCCAGCGACGGACGGTCCGCCGCCATCCGACCACGCGCGAACCGAGCGACGACGGGAGACGGGGACGAGTCCGGCGCGATCGGACACCGACCCCGACGACGGAACGATGACGCGCCGCGGGGCGCTCCGGACGGCGGTCGGGAGCGCGGCCGCCGCCGTCGGTGTCGGCGCCAGCGCGAACACCGCCGCCGCACAGAACGGCGTCGACTACGGCGGCTGGTTCGGCAGCGAGTCGGGCGGGGAAACGCAAAACTTCGACGGGACCGTCGACCGGACCGGACAGGACGCGGTGACGGTCGAGGTCGGAGCCGATGGCAACGGGGGACCGTACGCCTTCGCGCCGGCCGCGGTCAGGGTCGACCCCGGAACGACCATCACGTTCGAGTGGGTCTCCGACACCCACAACGTGCTTATCGAGGAGGGACCGTCGGAATCAGACTGGAGCGGCGTCGAGGCGATCGAGAACAGCGGGTTCACCCACGAGCGCACCTTCGAGACCGAGGGGGTGTACAAATACTACTGCCAGCCCCACCTCGCCCTCGGCATGAAGGGGGCGGTCGTCGTCGGTGGCGAGGGTGGCGGTGGTGGCGGCGGCAGCGGGGGCGGAAGCGACAGCGGCAGCGGCAGTGGCAGCGGGGGCGGAGGTGACTCCGCGGGCAGCGGCGGTACGTCGCCGGCGCTCACGTTCGCCTTCCGACTCGTCGGCGGTGCCGTCGTCGCCGCGCTGGTTGCCGTCCTCGGCGTCACCGCGTGGGTGTTCGCGAACTACGACCAGTTCACGACCACGGGCGACTCCGCGACGACGCCGACGGCGGCCGAACGCACCCCGTCGGAGTCGGTGTTCGAGTCGGCCGTGATCCGGGAACTCGGCCACGACGAGTTCGATCCGACCGGCACGGCGACCCTGATCGTGATCTACGTCGCGATCATCAGCCTGCTGTGGGTGTTCATGTACTTCGTCGAGTTCCTCGGCGGCGGACCGACGGTGATCGGCTAA
- a CDS encoding sulfite exporter TauE/SafE family protein: MIPLSGPGTGAAAAAASDPGLLVFLAIGVLGGAHCLGMCGPLVTLYADRLGSEADRVSPVDVRQHLLFNAGRTLSYAAIGALMGALGAVLFDVAAVATLATDVRGITGILAGGFIVFTGAGYLLRGTVGHGVSIPLVGDAFPRVYAAVTTRVDTWVGGPRILALGALHGFLPCPLLYPAFLYAFAVGSPIRGAVSLAVLGVGTVPTLLAYGTVFQSLGTGSRVSLHRALGIAFVVLGYLPLAHGLMLLGIHIPHPPIPVYQPLG; this comes from the coding sequence ATGATTCCGCTTTCCGGTCCGGGTACCGGTGCAGCGGCGGCGGCAGCGAGCGATCCCGGGCTGCTGGTGTTTCTGGCCATCGGTGTGTTGGGCGGCGCGCACTGCCTCGGGATGTGTGGACCGCTCGTCACGCTGTACGCGGATCGACTGGGTTCGGAGGCCGACCGTGTCAGCCCCGTCGACGTCCGTCAACATCTGCTGTTCAACGCCGGCCGAACCCTCAGCTACGCCGCCATCGGCGCGCTCATGGGGGCGCTCGGGGCGGTCCTCTTCGACGTCGCCGCCGTCGCCACTCTCGCGACCGACGTCCGGGGCATTACGGGCATCCTCGCCGGCGGCTTCATCGTGTTCACCGGCGCGGGCTATCTCCTCCGTGGCACCGTCGGACACGGCGTCTCGATTCCCCTCGTCGGTGACGCGTTCCCCCGGGTGTACGCCGCCGTGACGACCCGCGTCGACACGTGGGTCGGCGGCCCTCGAATCCTCGCTCTCGGTGCGCTCCACGGATTCCTCCCCTGTCCCCTGCTCTATCCCGCCTTCCTCTACGCCTTCGCGGTCGGGTCACCGATCCGCGGGGCCGTCTCGCTCGCCGTCCTCGGCGTCGGAACCGTCCCGACGCTGCTCGCCTACGGGACCGTCTTCCAGTCGCTCGGAACGGGGAGTCGGGTGAGCCTCCACCGCGCCCTCGGCATCGCCTTCGTGGTGCTCGGGTACCTGCCGCTGGCACACGGGTTGATGCTCCTCGGGATTCACATCCCACACCCCCCGATCCCCGTCTACCAACCCCTCGGCTGA
- a CDS encoding cation-translocating P-type ATPase → MPCHLCDLPTPDPPVTDEDVEGTFCCRGCLEVTRALDADDVDVDPDRVQASLDADTTDDTPTVDDVAAAEDADTAFLAVDGMHCSTCEAFLEARATDHEGVLAASASYPSNLMRVAYDPDRVAATDLPELIEGAGYRARRAEDAAAADDPTADREDDTTETIGRLIIGGFFGMMTMAWYALFLYPVYLGVDPDALLFDVHGPAGRYLLWNVWVMTSVVLGYTGFPILRGAYVSLLARRPNMDLLVALAAGTAYVYSTLTLLLGGTEVYFDITTVVVLVVTVGGYYETRLKSRAAGQLTELTENRVDEATRRTPDGEETVPLDAVSAGDELVVGTGDRVPVDGRVVEGTAAVDESLVTGESIPVRRSPGDDVIGGGLLTEGGIVVEAAAEATSTLDRLVAHLWRVRSSQSGVQRLADRLAAVFVPVVVLLAAAAVVAHLALGATPTAALLTGLAVLVVSCPCALGLATPLAVAAGVREALDAGVVITDGDVFERATDADVVAFDKTGTLTTGEMRLHDARGDEEAIARAAAVETFADHPMGRAIVEAVDPPDLPVSAFERHPGRGVSGVVGEEPRSSGTGEEPRSSDTGDRVTVGRADLFEDCTVPDRYRERYERAVEAGRVAAYVGWDGAVRGILVAGDRPRPEWESVVSAVGREVDRVVVLTGDGEAAAARFRDHPAVDDVFAELPPAAKATTVDRLRADGTTVMIGDGSNDAPALAAADLGISLESGTRLAADAADAVVTTDDLTTVPEVFDLTAATKRRIRQNLGWAFVYNAVAIPVALIGALNPLVAAVAMAASSLLVVANSSRGFGSSESAPDVSGDDPIESPAVAADGGA, encoded by the coding sequence ATGCCCTGTCACCTCTGTGATCTGCCGACGCCGGACCCGCCCGTCACCGACGAGGACGTCGAGGGGACGTTCTGCTGTCGTGGCTGTCTGGAGGTGACGCGGGCGCTCGACGCGGACGACGTCGACGTCGACCCGGATCGGGTGCAGGCGTCGCTGGACGCGGACACGACCGACGATACTCCGACCGTCGACGACGTGGCCGCCGCCGAGGACGCGGACACCGCCTTCCTCGCCGTCGACGGGATGCACTGTTCGACCTGCGAGGCGTTTCTGGAGGCTCGGGCGACCGACCACGAGGGGGTCCTCGCGGCGTCGGCGTCGTACCCTTCGAACCTCATGCGGGTCGCCTACGATCCGGACCGTGTCGCCGCGACCGACCTCCCGGAGCTGATCGAGGGTGCGGGCTATCGCGCCCGCCGCGCCGAGGACGCGGCGGCTGCCGACGATCCGACCGCAGACCGGGAGGACGACACCACCGAGACGATCGGTCGCCTGATCATCGGTGGCTTCTTCGGCATGATGACGATGGCGTGGTACGCCCTCTTTCTCTACCCCGTCTACCTCGGTGTCGACCCCGACGCACTCCTGTTCGACGTCCACGGTCCGGCCGGGCGATACCTCCTCTGGAACGTGTGGGTGATGACGAGCGTCGTCCTCGGCTACACGGGGTTCCCGATCCTTCGGGGAGCGTACGTCAGCCTGCTGGCCCGGCGACCGAACATGGACCTGTTGGTCGCACTCGCGGCCGGGACCGCGTACGTCTACAGTACGCTGACGCTCCTCCTCGGGGGGACGGAGGTGTACTTCGACATCACGACGGTCGTCGTGCTGGTGGTGACGGTCGGGGGGTACTACGAGACACGACTGAAGTCGCGGGCCGCCGGCCAGTTGACGGAACTCACGGAGAACCGGGTCGACGAGGCGACCCGGCGCACCCCGGACGGCGAGGAGACGGTCCCCCTAGACGCGGTGTCGGCGGGCGACGAGCTCGTCGTCGGGACGGGGGATCGGGTGCCGGTCGACGGTCGCGTGGTCGAGGGGACCGCGGCGGTCGACGAGTCGCTCGTCACCGGCGAGTCGATCCCCGTCCGTCGGTCGCCGGGTGACGACGTGATCGGTGGCGGCCTGCTCACCGAGGGCGGTATCGTCGTCGAGGCGGCGGCCGAGGCGACGAGCACGCTCGACCGACTGGTGGCCCACCTCTGGCGCGTCCGCAGTTCGCAGTCGGGCGTCCAGCGACTCGCCGACCGCCTCGCGGCCGTCTTCGTCCCCGTCGTCGTCCTCCTGGCCGCCGCCGCAGTCGTCGCCCACCTCGCTCTCGGAGCGACGCCGACCGCCGCCCTCCTGACCGGACTGGCCGTCCTCGTCGTCTCTTGCCCCTGCGCGCTCGGTCTGGCGACGCCTCTCGCCGTCGCCGCGGGCGTCCGGGAGGCCCTCGACGCGGGCGTCGTCATCACCGACGGCGACGTGTTCGAGCGAGCGACCGACGCCGACGTGGTCGCGTTCGACAAGACGGGGACGCTGACCACCGGCGAGATGCGCCTCCACGACGCCCGCGGCGACGAGGAAGCCATCGCCCGCGCCGCGGCCGTCGAGACGTTCGCCGACCACCCGATGGGTCGGGCCATCGTCGAGGCGGTCGACCCCCCGGACCTGCCCGTCTCGGCGTTCGAGCGCCACCCGGGTCGAGGGGTGAGTGGGGTGGTTGGCGAGGAGCCACGGTCCTCGGGCACAGGCGAGGAGCCACGGTCCTCGGACACGGGCGACCGGGTGACCGTCGGCCGCGCCGACCTGTTCGAGGACTGTACGGTCCCCGACCGCTACCGCGAGCGGTACGAACGCGCAGTCGAGGCGGGACGCGTCGCGGCGTACGTCGGCTGGGACGGGGCGGTGCGGGGCATCCTCGTCGCCGGCGACCGACCGCGGCCGGAGTGGGAGTCGGTCGTCTCGGCCGTCGGTCGTGAGGTCGACCGGGTAGTCGTCCTCACGGGCGACGGCGAAGCGGCGGCGGCGCGGTTCCGTGACCACCCTGCGGTCGACGACGTCTTCGCCGAACTGCCGCCGGCGGCGAAGGCGACGACCGTCGACCGACTCCGGGCCGACGGGACGACGGTGATGATCGGTGACGGGAGCAACGACGCCCCGGCGCTCGCGGCCGCCGATCTGGGCATCTCGCTGGAGAGTGGCACTCGACTCGCAGCCGACGCCGCCGACGCCGTCGTCACGACCGACGATCTGACGACCGTCCCCGAGGTGTTCGACCTGACCGCGGCGACGAAACGACGCATCCGGCAGAACCTGGGGTGGGCGTTCGTCTACAACGCCGTCGCGATTCCGGTCGCGCTGATCGGCGCGCTCAACCCCCTCGTCGCGGCCGTCGCGATGGCCGCGAGCAGCCTGCTCGTCGTGGCGAACTCGTCTCGGGGGTTCGGGTCGAGCGAGTCCGCTCCCGACGTGTCGGGCGACGACCCCATCGAGTCCCCCGCGGTCGCCGCCGACGGCGGGGCGTGA
- a CDS encoding MBL fold metallo-hydrolase yields MRVTLLGTGDTTGTPTVGCDCATCRRARDRGVERSRFSVHVTNERTGESLLVDCSPDFRHQFLTHDVPLPDAALVTHIHFDHLDGLGNAYRVFDDLPVHAANEVDPVTGESVADTIRRKYDYLDRVRVHDHVPTEPFRVCGLDVRFVPVDHPPLLCYGVVIEDPETGARCSLTGDTSYAVPDASRAALSDADLLLADAIVPASSCEHHPLGGSHHDADGVPRTFGSKHMTREGALDLAADLDAGRTRLVHLAHFYPADEAFDDPLAVDGEQYEL; encoded by the coding sequence ATGCGCGTCACGCTACTCGGAACGGGGGACACGACGGGGACGCCGACCGTCGGCTGTGACTGTGCCACCTGTCGACGGGCCCGCGACCGCGGCGTCGAGCGCTCCCGGTTCTCCGTCCACGTGACCAACGAGCGGACCGGCGAGTCGCTACTGGTGGACTGCAGTCCCGACTTCCGCCACCAGTTTCTCACTCACGACGTACCGCTTCCGGACGCCGCGCTGGTGACACACATCCACTTCGACCACCTCGACGGTCTGGGCAACGCCTACCGCGTGTTCGACGACCTGCCCGTCCACGCCGCGAACGAGGTCGATCCGGTCACCGGGGAGAGTGTCGCCGACACGATCCGCCGGAAGTACGACTACCTCGACCGGGTGCGCGTCCACGACCACGTCCCGACCGAGCCCTTCCGCGTCTGCGGGCTCGACGTGCGCTTCGTCCCGGTCGATCACCCACCGCTCCTGTGTTACGGCGTCGTGATCGAGGATCCCGAGACGGGTGCGAGGTGTTCGCTCACGGGCGACACCAGTTACGCCGTTCCCGACGCGTCGCGGGCGGCGCTGTCCGACGCCGACCTCCTGCTGGCCGACGCCATCGTTCCTGCGTCGTCCTGCGAGCACCACCCGCTCGGCGGGAGCCACCACGACGCCGACGGCGTCCCCCGCACCTTCGGGTCGAAACACATGACCCGCGAGGGGGCACTCGACCTGGCGGCGGACCTCGACGCCGGCCGGACGCGGCTGGTCCACCTCGCGCACTTCTACCCCGCCGACGAGGCGTTCGACGACCCGCTGGCGGTCGACGGCGAGCAGTACGAACTTTAA
- a CDS encoding DUF5787 family protein has protein sequence MSEYAFELALCSHLERSRDWVLGRQLGASVADPGSRVVDVCGVVPGDEFDRRAAITSETIPPRAVEGDVGPGRAVDPVDALDFPPAVARRVTDRAVDVGFFEAERRGSRRHVRATTRYPDWFDRLIGIENKPDLGRPGDLQRQLRRDVSLGLFDAVILATESYVTGAHLNRIPDHVGVWRFVAGEDRSTDRRLTVVRDPTPIDPGGTGVERVDERPLRTDVAFASPEAKARKRRAIAERAYGKGWRPSADDYPACASMRPTDDGRPYCTTFDRTVDPASDCSEDCPAYEPGGAPTVDPEGLRDARTPWVADPAGVARRQAGLDRFT, from the coding sequence GTGTCGGAGTACGCGTTCGAACTGGCGCTGTGTTCTCACCTCGAACGCAGTCGCGACTGGGTACTGGGTCGGCAACTCGGCGCTTCGGTCGCCGACCCCGGATCGCGCGTCGTCGACGTCTGCGGGGTGGTCCCCGGCGACGAGTTCGACCGCCGGGCGGCGATCACGAGCGAGACCATCCCACCCCGTGCCGTCGAGGGCGACGTGGGACCCGGCCGTGCGGTCGATCCCGTCGACGCCCTCGACTTCCCGCCCGCCGTCGCCCGGCGGGTCACCGACCGCGCCGTCGACGTCGGCTTCTTCGAGGCGGAACGCCGCGGGAGTCGCCGTCACGTCCGCGCGACGACCCGGTATCCCGACTGGTTCGACCGTCTGATCGGCATCGAGAACAAACCCGATCTCGGGCGGCCGGGTGACCTCCAGCGGCAGTTGCGCCGCGACGTGTCGCTCGGCCTCTTCGACGCCGTGATCCTCGCGACGGAGAGCTACGTCACCGGCGCACACCTGAACCGCATCCCCGACCACGTGGGGGTCTGGCGGTTCGTGGCGGGAGAAGATCGATCCACGGATCGCCGACTGACGGTCGTCCGCGACCCGACGCCGATCGATCCCGGTGGGACGGGCGTCGAACGCGTCGACGAGCGACCCCTCCGGACGGACGTCGCCTTCGCGTCCCCCGAGGCGAAGGCGCGAAAACGGCGCGCGATCGCCGAACGCGCCTACGGCAAGGGGTGGCGGCCCAGCGCAGACGACTACCCGGCGTGTGCGTCGATGCGGCCGACCGACGACGGCCGACCCTACTGCACTACCTTCGACCGAACCGTCGACCCGGCGAGCGACTGCAGCGAGGACTGTCCGGCCTACGAACCCGGCGGCGCGCCGACGGTGGACCCCGAGGGACTGCGGGACGCGCGGACGCCGTGGGTGGCGGACCCGGCGGGCGTGGCGCGCCGACAGGCCGGGCTGGACCGGTTCACCTGA
- a CDS encoding DUF5808 domain-containing protein: MADKPQSGSILGIPYNFERPSLGRLLSAHWKPGEGMVVEKPFGIGYTLNLANWRSWIVVLVAGVLLWQEGDDGGIETVDDDEPVEVVVDD; the protein is encoded by the coding sequence ATGGCCGACAAACCGCAGTCCGGATCGATCCTCGGAATCCCGTACAACTTCGAACGGCCGAGCCTCGGACGACTGCTCTCCGCCCACTGGAAGCCCGGCGAGGGGATGGTCGTCGAGAAGCCCTTCGGCATCGGCTACACGCTGAACCTGGCGAACTGGCGGTCCTGGATCGTCGTCCTCGTGGCGGGTGTCCTGCTCTGGCAGGAGGGCGACGACGGCGGCATCGAGACGGTCGACGACGACGAACCGGTGGAAGTCGTCGTCGACGACTGA
- a CDS encoding bifunctional N(6)-L-threonylcarbamoyladenine synthase/serine/threonine protein kinase — MTTRIIGIEGTAWAASAAVFEFDPDDFSDAAAPTVETDAYQPDSGGLHPREAAEHMSEAIPAVIETVLDGAEGPIDAVAFSRGPGLGPCLRTVGTAARALAGTLDVPLVGVNHMLAHLEIGRHGSGFDAPVCLNASGANAHLLGYHGGRYRVLGETMDTGVGNAIDKFTRHVGWSHPGGPKVEEAAKGGEYVDLPYVVKGMDFSFSGLMSAAKGAYDDGTPVEDVCFSLQETTFAMLTEVSERALSLTGADELVLGGGVGQNERLRGMLAAMCEERGAEFYAPDPRYLRDNAGMIAVLGGKMLAAGETIGIDESAIDPNYRPDEVPVTWHAEESVSVGAVDTAERQGAEAVVTVADDRVVKRRLPKAYRHPDLDARLRRERTVAEARLTSEARRHGVPTPVVYDVDVADATLTLSRVGDRDLAADLSPAHARAVGDHLATLHRAGVVHGDPTVRNVRIGTDRLFLIDFGLGYHSGHVEDHAMDCHVFGGSVRGTADDPGTVLSAFEAGYADAGDDAVLSRLREIEGRGRYQ; from the coding sequence ATGACGACCCGAATCATCGGCATCGAAGGCACGGCGTGGGCGGCAAGCGCCGCGGTCTTCGAGTTCGACCCCGACGACTTCTCCGACGCCGCCGCGCCGACCGTCGAGACGGACGCCTACCAGCCCGACAGCGGCGGCCTCCACCCGCGCGAGGCGGCCGAACACATGAGCGAGGCGATTCCAGCGGTGATCGAGACGGTCCTCGATGGCGCCGAGGGACCGATCGACGCCGTCGCCTTCTCGCGAGGACCGGGACTGGGGCCCTGCCTGCGGACCGTCGGCACCGCCGCCCGTGCCCTCGCGGGGACGCTCGACGTACCACTCGTCGGCGTCAACCACATGCTCGCCCACCTGGAGATCGGTCGCCACGGCTCCGGCTTCGACGCGCCGGTGTGTCTGAACGCCAGCGGCGCCAACGCCCACTTGCTCGGTTACCACGGCGGCCGGTACCGCGTCTTGGGCGAGACGATGGACACCGGCGTCGGCAACGCCATCGACAAGTTCACCCGGCACGTCGGCTGGTCCCACCCCGGTGGCCCCAAGGTGGAGGAGGCCGCGAAGGGGGGCGAGTACGTCGACCTCCCCTACGTGGTCAAGGGGATGGACTTCTCCTTTTCGGGCCTGATGAGCGCCGCCAAGGGCGCCTACGACGACGGCACGCCCGTCGAGGACGTCTGCTTCTCGTTACAGGAGACGACCTTCGCGATGCTTACCGAAGTCTCGGAGCGGGCGCTGTCGCTGACCGGTGCGGACGAACTCGTCCTCGGCGGGGGCGTCGGTCAGAACGAGCGCTTGCGTGGGATGCTGGCGGCGATGTGCGAGGAACGCGGGGCCGAGTTCTACGCGCCCGACCCACGCTACCTGCGGGACAACGCGGGGATGATCGCGGTTCTCGGCGGGAAGATGTTGGCCGCGGGCGAGACGATCGGAATCGACGAGTCGGCGATCGACCCGAACTACCGGCCCGACGAGGTGCCCGTGACGTGGCACGCCGAGGAGTCGGTCTCGGTGGGGGCCGTCGACACCGCCGAACGACAGGGGGCGGAGGCGGTCGTCACCGTCGCGGACGACCGCGTCGTCAAGCGACGCCTGCCGAAGGCGTACCGCCACCCCGACCTCGACGCGAGACTGCGTCGCGAGCGGACGGTCGCCGAGGCCCGCCTCACGAGCGAAGCGCGCCGCCACGGGGTGCCGACGCCCGTCGTCTACGACGTCGACGTGGCCGACGCGACGCTCACGCTCTCCCGGGTCGGCGACCGCGACCTCGCGGCCGACCTCTCACCCGCCCACGCACGGGCCGTCGGCGACCACCTCGCGACGCTCCACCGCGCGGGCGTCGTCCACGGCGACCCGACGGTCCGGAACGTCCGGATCGGAACGGACCGCCTGTTCCTCATCGACTTCGGCCTCGGCTACCACAGCGGGCACGTCGAGGACCACGCGATGGACTGTCACGTCTTCGGTGGGAGCGTCCGTGGCACCGCCGACGACCCAGGCACGGTGCTGTCGGCATTCGAGGCCGGCTACGCCGACGCCGGTGACGACGCCGTCCTGTCCCGACTCAGAGAGATAGAGGGTCGGGGCCGGTACCAGTAA
- a CDS encoding 30S ribosomal protein S24e has translation MEINIIEEDDNPMLHRTDVRFQTTHDEATPSRLSVRDSLAAKLNKDSAEVVVHELDTKFGMRKTIGYAKVYESPDHARDVEQDHMLERNKITADGEDADAEDADPEEA, from the coding sequence ATGGAAATCAATATCATCGAGGAAGACGACAACCCCATGTTGCACCGAACGGACGTTCGGTTCCAGACCACACACGACGAGGCGACCCCGTCCCGTCTCTCGGTTCGTGACAGTCTCGCGGCCAAACTGAACAAGGACTCCGCCGAAGTCGTCGTCCACGAACTCGACACGAAGTTCGGGATGCGCAAGACCATCGGCTACGCCAAGGTGTACGAGAGTCCGGACCACGCCCGCGACGTCGAACAGGATCACATGCTGGAGCGGAACAAGATCACCGCGGACGGCGAGGACGCCGACGCGGAGGACGCCGACCCCGAAGAGGCCTGA
- a CDS encoding GTP-dependent dephospho-CoA kinase family protein, with protein sequence MLELPDDLRGAFKEPLGRVFTDPEDLLADDEAGSPLVAVGDVVTYHLIRVGRHPDVAVIDGRTERARVDEAVAEGLPEPGIEVDNPPGTLSRDLLDALVTALAADDPTVVGVDGEEDLATLPAIVATPLGGSVVYGQPGEGMVLVPVTESTRATARDLLDRMTGDTDAALALL encoded by the coding sequence GTGCTCGAACTCCCCGACGACCTCCGGGGAGCGTTCAAGGAGCCGCTGGGTCGCGTCTTCACCGACCCCGAGGACCTCCTCGCCGACGACGAGGCCGGCTCCCCCCTCGTCGCCGTCGGCGACGTGGTCACCTACCACCTGATCCGGGTCGGTCGCCACCCCGACGTGGCGGTGATCGACGGCCGCACCGAGCGCGCACGGGTCGACGAGGCGGTCGCCGAGGGTCTGCCCGAGCCGGGAATCGAGGTCGACAACCCGCCGGGAACCCTCTCCCGTGACTTGCTCGACGCCCTCGTGACCGCGCTCGCCGCCGACGATCCGACGGTCGTCGGCGTCGACGGTGAGGAGGATCTGGCGACGCTCCCGGCCATCGTCGCGACGCCGCTCGGCGGGTCGGTCGTCTACGGTCAACCGGGGGAGGGGATGGTGCTCGTCCCCGTCACCGAGTCGACGCGAGCGACGGCGCGGGACCTCCTCGACCGCATGACCGGCGACACCGACGCCGCGCTAGCCCTGTTGTAG
- the spt4 gene encoding transcription elongation factor subunit Spt4 translates to MAEDRLACRECHYINEPDKQTCASCGSSSLTEDWAGYVIVTHPDRSAVAEEMNVSESGGYALKVR, encoded by the coding sequence ATGGCCGAGGACCGCCTCGCCTGCCGTGAGTGCCACTACATCAACGAACCCGACAAACAGACCTGTGCGAGTTGCGGGTCGTCGAGTCTCACGGAGGACTGGGCGGGCTACGTCATCGTCACCCACCCCGACCGCTCGGCGGTCGCCGAGGAGATGAACGTCTCCGAATCCGGCGGCTACGCGCTGAAGGTCCGCTGA
- a CDS encoding DNA-directed RNA polymerase, which produces MYKRVRLKDTVEVPPRHLADVTPERVKRLLQDKLEGRMDEEVGSVVSVVNVHDIGDGAVLPNRPGVYYEAEFDAITFDPQMQEVVDGTVVEVVEFGAFVGIGPVDGLLHVSQISDEYLAYDGENQQLASTETNRTLGVGDEVRVRIVTKSVDERNPRDSKIGLTAKQPGLGKHGWLEEERQEREAEMEGN; this is translated from the coding sequence ATGTACAAACGGGTACGACTCAAGGACACGGTCGAGGTGCCCCCGCGGCACCTGGCCGACGTGACGCCCGAGCGGGTGAAGCGCCTGCTCCAGGACAAGCTCGAAGGACGGATGGACGAGGAGGTGGGGAGCGTCGTGAGCGTCGTCAACGTCCACGACATCGGTGACGGCGCGGTCCTCCCCAACCGACCCGGCGTCTACTACGAGGCCGAGTTCGACGCCATCACCTTCGATCCACAGATGCAGGAGGTCGTCGACGGCACGGTCGTCGAAGTCGTGGAGTTCGGCGCGTTCGTCGGGATCGGTCCCGTCGACGGGCTGCTCCACGTCTCCCAGATCTCCGACGAATACCTCGCCTACGACGGCGAGAACCAGCAGCTCGCGTCGACGGAGACCAACCGAACCCTCGGCGTCGGCGACGAGGTCCGGGTGCGAATCGTCACCAAGAGCGTCGACGAGCGCAACCCTCGGGACAGCAAGATCGGTCTGACGGCGAAACAGCCGGGACTGGGCAAGCACGGCTGGCTCGAAGAGGAGCGACAGGAGCGCGAGGCGGAGATGGAGGGTAACTGA